The Procambarus clarkii isolate CNS0578487 chromosome 24, FALCON_Pclarkii_2.0, whole genome shotgun sequence genome includes a region encoding these proteins:
- the LOC123761860 gene encoding mucin-17-like gives MPQVNTAHCDTPSTPQVNTAHCDTPSTPQVNTAHCDTPSTPQVNTAHCDTPSTPQVNTAHCDTPSTPQVNTAHCDTPSTPQVNTAHCDTPSTPQVNTAHCDTPSTPQVNTAHCDTPSTPQVNTAHCDTPSTPQVNSAHCDTPSTPQVNTAHCDTPSTPQVNTAHCDTPSTPQVNTAHCDTPSTPQVNTAHCDTPSTPQINTAHCDTPSTPRVNTAHCDTPSTPQVNTAHCDTPSTPQVNTAHCDTPSTPQVNTAHCDTPSMPQVNTAHCDTPSTPQVNTAHCDTPSTPQVNTAHCDTPSTPQVNTAHCDTPSTPQVNTAHCDTPSTPQVNTAHCDTPSTPQVNTAHCDTPSTPQVNTAHCDTPSTPQVNTAHCDTPSTPQVNTAHCDTPSTPQVNTAHCDTPSTPQVNTAHCDTPSTPQVNTAHCDTPSTPQVNTAHCDTPSTPQVNTAHCDTPSTPQVNTAHCDTPSTPRVNTAHCDTPSTPQVNTAHCDTPSTPQVNTAHCDTPSTPQVNTAHCDTPSTPQVNTAHCDTPSTPQVNTAHCDTPSTPQVNTAHCDTPSTPQVNTAHCDTPSTPQVNSAHCDTPSTPQVNTAHCDTPSTPQVNTAHCDTPSTPQVNTAHCDTPSTPQVNTAHCDTPSTPQVNTAHCDTPSTPQVNTAHCDTPSTPQVNTAHCDTPSTPRVNTAHCDTPSTPQVNTAHCDTPSTPQVNTAHCDTPSTPQVNTAHCDTPSMPQVNTAHCDTPSTPQVNTAHCDTPSTPQVNTAHCDTPSTPQVNTAHCDTPSTPQVNTAHCDTPSTPQVNTAHCDTPSTPQVNTAHCDTPSTPQVNTAHCDTPSTPQVNTAHCDTPSTPQVNTAHCDTPSTPQVNTAHCDTPSTPQVNTAHCDTPSTPQVNTAHCDTPSTPQVNTAHCDTPSTPQVNTAHCDTPSTPQVNTAHCDTPSTPQVNTAHCDTPSTPRVTVTLKY, from the exons aTGCCCCAGGTTAACACTGCTCACTGCGACACTCCCTCAACGCCCCAGGTTAACACTgctcactgtgacactccctcaaCGCCCCAGGTTAACACTGCTCACTGCGACACTCCCTCAACGCCCCAGGTTAACACTgctcactgtgacactccctcaacgccccaggttaacactgctcactgtgacactccctcaaCGCCCCAGGTTAACACTGCTCACTGCGACACTCCCTCAACGCCCCAGGTTAACACTgctcactgtgacactccctcaaCGCCCCAGGTTAACACTGCTCACTGCGACACTCCCTCAACGCCCCAGGTTAACACTGCTCACTGTGATACTCCCTCAACGCCCCAGGTTAACACTgctcactgtgacactccctcaaCGCCCCAGGTTAACAGTgctcactgtgacactccctcaacgccccaggttaacactgctcactgtgacactccctcaacgccccaggttaacactgctcactgtgacactccctcaaCGCCCCAGGTTAACACTGCTCACTGCGACACTCCCTCAACGCCCCAGGTTAACACTGCTCACTGCGACACTCCCTCAACGCCCCAGATTAACACTGCTCACTGCGACACTCCCTCAACGCCCCGGGTTAACACTGCTCACTGCGACACTCCCTCAACGCCCCAGGTTAACACTgctcactgtgacactccctcaaCGCCCCAGGTTAACACTGCTCACTGCGACACTCCCTCAACGCCCCAGGTTAACACTGCTCACTGCGACACTCCCTCAATGCCCCAGGTTAACACTgctcactgtgacactccctcaaCGCCCCAGGTTAACACTGCTCACTGCGACACTCCCTCAACGCCCCAGGTTAACACTGCTCACTGCGACACTCCCTCAACGCCCCAGGTTAACACTGCTCACTGCGACACTCCCTCAACGCCCCAGGTTAACACTgctcactgtgacactccctcaaCGCCCCAGGTTAACACTGCTCACTGCGACACTCCCTCAACGCCCCAGGTTAACACTGCTCACTGCGACACTCCCTCAACGCCCCAGGTTAACACTGCTCACTGCGACACTCCCTCAACGCCCCAGGTTAACACTgctcactgtgacactccctcaacgccccaggttaacactgctcactgtgacactccctcaaCGCCCCAGGTTAACACTGCTCACTGCGACACTCCCTCAACGCCCCAGGTTAACACTGCTCACTGCGACACTCCCTCAACGCCCCAGGTTAACACTgctcactgtgacactccctcaaCGCCCCAGGTTAACACTGCTCACTGCGACACTCCCTCAACGCCCCAGGTTAACACTGCTCACTGCGACACTCCCTCAACGCCCCAGGTTAACACTGCTCACTGCGACACTCCCTCAACGCCCCGGGTTAACACTGCTCACTGCGACACTCCCTCAACGCCCCAGGTTAACACTgctcactgtgacactccctcaaCGCCCCAGGTTAACACTGCTCACTGCGACACTCCCTCAACGCCCCAGGTTAACACTGCTCACTGCGACACTCCCTCAACGCCCCAGGTTAACACTgctcactgtgacactccctcaaCGCCCCAGGTTAACACTGCTCACTGCGACACTCCCTCAACGCCCCAGGTTAACACTgctcactgtgacactccctcaacgccccaggttaacactgctcactgtgacactccctcaaCGCCCCAGGTTAACAGTgctcactgtgacactccctcaacgccccaggttaacactgctcactgtgacactccctcaaCGCCCCAGGTTAACACTGCTCACTGCGACACTCCCTCAACGCCCCAGGTTAACACTGCTCACTGTGATACTCCCTCAACGCCCCAG gttaacactgctcactgtgacactccctcaaCGCCCCAGGTTAACACTGCTCACTGCGACACTCCCTCAACGCCCCAGGTTAACACTGCTCACTGCGACACTCCCTCAACGCCCCAGGTTAACACTGCTCACTGCGACACTCCCTCAACGCCCCGGGTTAACACTGCTCACTGCGACACTCCCTCAACGCCCCAGGTTAACACTgctcactgtgacactccctcaaCGCCCCAGGTTAACACTGCTCACTGCGACACTCCCTCAACGCCCCAGGTTAACACTGCTCACTGCGACACTCCCTCAATGCCCCAGGTTAACACTgctcactgtgacactccctcaaCGCCCCAGGTTAACACTGCTCACTGCGACACTCCCTCAACGCCCCAGGTTAACACTGCTCACTGCGACACTCCCTCAACGCCCCAGGTTAACACTGCTCACTGCGACACTCCCTCAACGCCCCAGGTTAACACTgctcactgtgacactccctcaaCGCCCCAGGTTAACACTGCTCACTGCGACACTCCCTCAACGCCCCAGGTTAACACTGCTCACTGCGACACTCCCTCAACGCCCCAGGTTAACACTGCTCACTGCGACACTCCCTCAACGCCCCAGGTTAACACTgctcactgtgacactccctcaacgccccaggttaacactgctcactgtgacactccctcaaCGCCCCAGGTTAACACTGCTCACTGCGACACTCCCTCAACGCCCCAGGTTAACACTGCTCACTGCGACACTCCCTCAACGCCCCAGGTTAACACTgctcactgtgacactccctcaaCGCCCCAGGTTAACACTGCTCACTGCGACACTCCCTCAACGCCCCAGGTTAACACTGCTCACTGCGACACTCCCTCAACGCCCCAGGTTAACACTGCTCACTGCGACACTCCCTCAACGCCCCAGGTTAACACTGCTCACTGCGACACTCCCTCAACGCCCCGGGTAACTGTTACACTGAAATATTAA